In Pseudomonas fluorescens, a genomic segment contains:
- a CDS encoding methyl-accepting chemotaxis protein yields the protein MNLKFSHKILLAASGVVVLAFALFTLYNDYLQRSTIKQNLESSIQQSGELTASSVQNWLSGRILVLENLAQNIAHQGSGADLPGLVDQPALTANFQFTYVGQTNGVFTQRPDAKMPDGYDPRQRPWYKQAVAADKTMLTPPYMAAVGGQIVTIAMPVKKNGELLGVVGGDLSLQTLVKIINSVDFGGIGHAFLVSGDGQVIVSPDQDQVMKNLKDIYPGTGVRIEKTSQDVVLNGQDRILAFTPIGGLPGADWYIGLSIDKDKAYAPLGKFRTSALIAMLIAVVAIAVLLSLLIQVLLRPLTTMGVAMQDIAQGEGDLTRRLDVTSKDEFGEVGSAFNQFVERIHASISEVSSATRQVHDLSQRVMASSNASIIGSDEQSARTNSVAAAINELGAATQEIARNAADASQHASGASEQADDGRKVVEQTILAMSELSQKISQSCTQIETLNASTDNIGHILDVIKGISQQTNLLALNAAIEAARAGEAGRGFAVVADEVRNLAHRTQESAEEIHKMITSLQVGSREAVTTMNASQTSSEESVEVANQAGERLISVTQRIVEIDGMNQSVAAATEEQTAVVETLNVDINQINLLNQQGVANLNETLKDCDALSQQASRLKQLVDSFKI from the coding sequence ATGAATCTTAAGTTCAGTCATAAAATTCTGTTGGCCGCGTCAGGCGTCGTGGTTCTGGCCTTCGCGTTATTCACGCTCTACAACGACTACCTGCAGCGCAGCACCATCAAGCAAAACCTGGAATCGTCCATCCAGCAATCCGGTGAACTTACCGCCAGCAGTGTGCAGAACTGGCTGAGTGGGCGAATACTCGTACTCGAAAACCTGGCGCAAAACATTGCCCATCAAGGCAGTGGTGCGGACCTCCCGGGTTTGGTCGACCAACCTGCGCTCACTGCAAACTTCCAGTTCACTTATGTCGGTCAGACCAACGGCGTGTTCACACAGCGCCCGGACGCGAAAATGCCCGATGGTTACGACCCGCGCCAGCGGCCTTGGTACAAACAAGCCGTGGCTGCCGATAAGACTATGCTGACCCCTCCCTACATGGCGGCGGTGGGTGGGCAGATCGTGACCATCGCCATGCCGGTGAAAAAGAACGGTGAACTGCTGGGCGTGGTCGGCGGTGACCTGAGCCTGCAAACCCTGGTCAAGATTATCAACTCGGTGGACTTTGGCGGTATCGGCCATGCGTTCCTGGTCAGCGGCGACGGCCAGGTCATCGTCAGTCCCGACCAGGACCAAGTGATGAAGAACCTCAAGGACATCTACCCTGGCACCGGCGTACGTATCGAAAAGACCAGTCAGGACGTGGTACTCAATGGGCAGGATCGCATTTTGGCGTTCACCCCTATCGGCGGCTTGCCAGGCGCAGACTGGTACATTGGCCTGTCGATCGATAAGGACAAGGCCTACGCCCCGTTGGGTAAATTCCGTACATCAGCGTTGATTGCCATGCTGATTGCGGTGGTGGCGATCGCGGTGCTCTTGAGCCTGCTGATCCAAGTCTTGCTGCGGCCCCTGACTACGATGGGCGTTGCCATGCAGGATATCGCCCAGGGCGAAGGCGACCTGACCCGTCGGCTGGACGTCACCAGCAAGGACGAGTTTGGCGAGGTAGGCAGTGCATTCAACCAATTCGTCGAGCGTATCCATGCGTCCATCTCCGAAGTGTCTTCGGCGACGCGCCAGGTGCATGACCTGTCCCAGCGTGTGATGGCGTCCTCCAACGCCTCGATCATCGGCTCCGACGAGCAGAGCGCGCGGACCAACAGCGTCGCGGCCGCCATTAACGAGCTGGGGGCCGCCACCCAGGAAATCGCACGTAACGCCGCCGATGCTTCGCAGCACGCCAGCGGTGCCAGCGAGCAGGCTGACGATGGGCGCAAAGTAGTGGAGCAAACCATCCTGGCGATGTCGGAACTGTCGCAAAAAATTAGCCAGTCCTGCACCCAGATCGAAACCCTGAACGCGAGCACCGATAACATCGGCCACATTCTCGATGTGATCAAAGGCATCTCCCAACAGACCAATCTGCTCGCGCTCAACGCTGCGATCGAAGCGGCGCGTGCCGGGGAAGCCGGTCGTGGATTTGCCGTGGTTGCCGATGAGGTGCGCAACCTGGCCCACCGCACCCAGGAGTCCGCGGAGGAGATCCACAAAATGATCACTTCGTTGCAAGTGGGCTCGCGTGAGGCGGTGACCACCATGAACGCCAGCCAGACCTCCAGCGAAGAGAGTGTCGAAGTGGCTAACCAGGCGGGTGAGCGCCTGATCAGCGTGACGCAGCGCATCGTTGAAATCGACGGCATGAACCAATCGGTCGCCGCCGCCACCGAAGAGCAGACCGCTGTTGTGGAAACCCTCAACGTCGACATCAATCAGATCAATCTGCTGAACCAACAAGGCGTGGCCAATCTCAACGAAACGTTGAAGGATTGCGATGCACTGTCCCAGCAGGCCAGCCGCTTGAAGCAATTGGTCGACAGCTTCAAGATCTGA
- a CDS encoding ShlB/FhaC/HecB family hemolysin secretion/activation protein has translation MSLLLPRTRLLLCTFLLTYLSLNSATAAPTPGDQDLIRDRQSRLLEEQRRRLEELQDLPGKGTRPQAPATPADTRCFPIKTIELKGADSLSAADRARLLKPYIGQCLGVAQLNELLKAITDDYIGKGRVTSRAYLPQQDLSSGHLQVLVVEGKLEGLKGAEGSTVTDRELAMAFPGKVGESLNLREVEQLVDQLSRLPSKQAQMELTPGTQIGGSEVLVKNQPQKPWRASLSRNNDGQKSTGEQQWGAGLEWDSPLGLADQLILRGGHDAISDHQKTSKNSMLYYNVPWGWWNFSYTYSESDYRTLADLDGYKLKQYGDSQNHQLRAERVIHRDDVSKTSVNVGLAHLRTNNYLLDARLDTSSNRLSEFQVGINHGRRIGSAFVNVDLGMQNGIGAFDAQSNDQERDREGNLTPTPNYRKYTATVSYLQPFTLWGESFSFSSLATGQRSEDVLFSPQRISLGGSASVRGFKDQQLTGDSGGYWRNDVRWARPVTWDWMRPAFLEYGASVGYDQGVIRNDRYNDNLHGRVSSNSLELFARGKNVSTSVTFAHSLERPAVMSEREAPIYFRLDFYL, from the coding sequence ATGTCTCTGTTATTGCCACGGACTCGGTTATTGCTGTGTACTTTCCTGCTCACTTACTTGAGCCTGAACAGTGCCACTGCCGCCCCCACGCCCGGGGATCAGGACCTGATCCGTGACCGGCAAAGCCGTCTTCTCGAAGAGCAGCGCCGCCGCCTCGAAGAGCTGCAGGATCTGCCGGGTAAGGGCACCCGGCCCCAGGCCCCGGCCACGCCCGCGGACACGCGTTGCTTCCCGATCAAAACCATCGAACTCAAAGGCGCCGACAGCCTGTCAGCCGCCGATCGCGCGCGCCTGCTCAAGCCCTATATCGGCCAGTGCCTGGGCGTCGCGCAGCTCAATGAACTGCTCAAGGCCATCACCGATGACTACATCGGCAAAGGCCGCGTCACCAGCCGCGCCTACCTGCCACAACAGGACCTTTCCAGCGGCCACCTCCAAGTACTGGTGGTGGAAGGCAAACTCGAAGGCTTGAAGGGCGCCGAAGGCAGCACGGTCACCGACCGCGAGCTGGCCATGGCGTTTCCGGGCAAGGTCGGCGAGTCGCTCAACCTGCGTGAAGTCGAACAACTGGTCGACCAGTTGAGCCGCTTGCCGTCCAAGCAGGCGCAAATGGAACTGACCCCCGGCACCCAGATCGGTGGCAGCGAAGTGCTGGTCAAGAACCAGCCGCAAAAGCCCTGGCGCGCCAGCCTGTCGCGCAACAACGACGGCCAGAAAAGCACCGGCGAACAGCAGTGGGGCGCCGGCCTGGAATGGGACAGCCCGCTGGGCCTGGCCGATCAACTGATCCTGCGCGGCGGCCACGATGCCATCAGCGACCACCAGAAAACCTCGAAAAACAGCATGCTCTACTACAACGTGCCGTGGGGCTGGTGGAACTTCAGTTACACCTACAGCGAGAGCGACTACCGCACCCTGGCCGACCTCGATGGCTACAAGCTCAAGCAGTACGGCGACAGCCAGAACCACCAACTGCGGGCCGAGCGCGTGATCCATCGTGACGACGTGAGCAAGACGTCGGTCAACGTCGGTCTTGCCCATTTGCGCACCAACAACTACCTGCTCGATGCGCGGCTGGACACCAGCAGCAACCGCCTCAGCGAATTCCAGGTGGGGATCAACCACGGGCGCCGTATCGGCAGTGCCTTCGTCAACGTGGACCTGGGCATGCAAAACGGCATCGGCGCGTTCGATGCGCAAAGCAACGACCAGGAACGCGATCGCGAGGGCAACCTCACGCCCACGCCGAACTACCGCAAATACACCGCCACCGTCAGCTACCTGCAGCCGTTCACGCTGTGGGGCGAGTCGTTCAGTTTTTCCAGCCTGGCCACCGGGCAGCGCAGTGAAGACGTGCTGTTCAGCCCGCAGCGCATCAGCCTCGGCGGGTCGGCGTCGGTCCGCGGTTTCAAGGACCAGCAATTGACCGGCGACAGCGGCGGTTACTGGCGCAATGACGTGCGCTGGGCGCGCCCGGTGACTTGGGACTGGATGCGCCCGGCGTTCCTGGAGTACGGCGCCAGCGTCGGCTACGACCAGGGTGTGATCCGCAATGATCGCTACAACGACAACCTCCATGGGCGCGTTTCGAGCAACTCCCTCGAGCTGTTCGCCCGCGGCAAAAACGTCAGCACCAGCGTGACCTTTGCCCACTCCCTGGAACGACCGGCGGTGATGAGCGAGCGTGAAGCGCCGATCTATTTCCGCCTGGATTTCTACCTGTAA